From the Desulfofundulus luciae genome, one window contains:
- a CDS encoding outer membrane protein assembly factor BamB family protein yields the protein MLTRRPFLFLLILLPFCLAAAELIFPGQVEAAPGRAPAVEWAFSPGKGEARCVAQTGDGGYVCTGWIESREGGSDVFLARMDRKGNRLWQKVFKGNGYSCGYCVEEVRGGGFIIVGDTKSKNGYDHDVYVVRTDERGEPLWERNFGGRYCDYAWSVQQTEDGGFILAGGTESFGAGIYDVYLIKLDSSGKKLWEKTYGGKGSDCGYAVLEMGDGGYLIAGNAESFGNGNPDVYLLRTDGNGQVIWQKTYGGKGSDYGWSLAPSRDGGYVIAGEKEITGGQGGILAPYLVRVDPDGNLLWEKTYGGQNAGSAYAVRKTGDGGYILAGKKESAGGGYDIWVVKTDKNGDPVWEKTIAGAGCNSGYSIQQSKDGGYVVAGRKGMEKGAGSEILLLKLEGTGTLNTPLLLFTGAGAAIAGLALLFTLKRRGAKQGIKNLQGSRNFEFNGEQHYKINGRQKSPGFLGTI from the coding sequence ATGCTAACGAGAAGGCCGTTTTTGTTTTTGCTGATCTTACTGCCCTTTTGCCTGGCCGCTGCAGAATTAATTTTTCCCGGGCAGGTAGAAGCAGCTCCCGGGCGGGCTCCGGCGGTAGAGTGGGCCTTTTCCCCGGGTAAGGGTGAGGCCCGCTGTGTGGCCCAGACAGGGGACGGAGGATATGTTTGCACCGGCTGGATCGAATCCAGGGAAGGGGGTTCTGACGTTTTCCTTGCCCGGATGGACCGTAAAGGGAACAGGCTGTGGCAAAAAGTATTCAAGGGCAATGGCTACAGCTGCGGGTACTGTGTAGAAGAAGTCCGCGGCGGCGGTTTTATCATTGTTGGGGATACAAAATCCAAAAACGGCTATGACCACGATGTTTATGTGGTGCGGACGGATGAAAGGGGCGAGCCCTTGTGGGAACGTAACTTCGGCGGCCGGTATTGCGATTATGCCTGGTCCGTGCAGCAGACAGAAGACGGTGGCTTCATCCTGGCCGGGGGTACGGAGTCCTTTGGCGCGGGCATATATGACGTCTACCTGATCAAACTGGATTCTTCCGGTAAGAAGCTCTGGGAAAAAACGTACGGCGGTAAGGGTTCCGATTGCGGTTATGCCGTGCTGGAGATGGGTGACGGCGGTTATCTCATTGCAGGTAATGCTGAATCCTTTGGTAACGGAAATCCCGACGTATACCTCCTGCGAACGGACGGAAATGGGCAGGTGATCTGGCAGAAGACATACGGCGGCAAGGGGTCGGATTACGGCTGGTCTCTGGCTCCATCCCGTGACGGCGGCTATGTGATTGCCGGCGAGAAGGAGATTACCGGCGGGCAGGGCGGGATTCTGGCGCCTTACCTGGTCCGGGTTGACCCTGATGGAAATTTGCTCTGGGAAAAGACGTACGGGGGCCAGAACGCCGGTTCGGCTTATGCCGTCCGCAAGACCGGGGATGGCGGGTATATCCTGGCGGGTAAAAAAGAATCCGCCGGGGGCGGCTACGATATCTGGGTGGTGAAAACAGACAAAAACGGCGATCCTGTCTGGGAGAAGACCATCGCCGGCGCCGGATGCAACAGCGGCTACAGCATCCAGCAGTCAAAAGACGGCGGGTATGTTGTGGCGGGGAGAAAGGGGATGGAAAAAGGTGCCGGGAGTGAGATTTTGTTGCTGAAACTAGAGGGGACCGGAACATTGAATACTCCCTTATTGCTGTTCACCGGTGCAGGAGCCGCCATTGCCGGCCTGGCTTTGCTTTTTACCCTGAAAAGGAGGGGAGCAAAACAGGGGATAAAAAATTTACAGGGCAGCAGGAACTTTGAATTTAATGGCGAACAACATTATAAAATTAATGGGCGGCAGAAGTCGCCTGGCTTTTTAGGGACCATTTAG
- a CDS encoding DUF3842 family protein, giving the protein MRIAVIDGQGGGIGRVIVEKLRKALPKDDVEIIALGTNAMAAALMLKAGANDAASGENAVIYNADKVDIIVGTIAVLMPHSMLGEFTPAMAEAVAKSPARKILLHLNRSNVEIVGVVAEPLPHLIDFLVERVKTIMAARCAGKG; this is encoded by the coding sequence ATGCGTATAGCAGTAATTGACGGTCAGGGCGGGGGCATTGGCCGGGTCATCGTGGAAAAGTTGCGGAAGGCCCTGCCAAAGGACGATGTGGAAATCATTGCCCTGGGTACCAACGCCATGGCGGCGGCTTTGATGCTCAAGGCGGGGGCCAACGATGCGGCCAGCGGCGAAAATGCCGTTATTTACAATGCGGATAAGGTGGACATTATTGTGGGCACCATTGCCGTACTGATGCCCCACAGTATGCTGGGGGAATTTACCCCGGCCATGGCCGAAGCGGTGGCTAAGAGCCCTGCGAGAAAGATTCTTTTGCACCTGAATCGCTCCAATGTAGAGATAGTGGGGGTAGTTGCCGAGCCGCTACCCCATTTAATTGATTTTCTGGTAGAACGGGTGAAGACTATAATGGCTGCCAGGTGCGCGGGAAAGGGTTAA
- a CDS encoding putative cobaltochelatase, which translates to MSVFQRVTYPFTAIVGQEKMKKGLILNAINPRLGGIIIRGQKGTAKSTAVRALAALLPEIEVVVGCPFNCDPNDLACLCPGCRERLAAGRKLERTSRQVQVIDLPVSATEDRVVGSLDFEYAIKHGRPRFEPGVLARANRGIIYVDEVNLLDDHIVDVLLDAAAMGVNVVEREGISYTHPAEFVLVGTMNPEEGELRPQLLDRFGLCVQIEGVDDPEQRVEIIRRREAFDADPMVFLACWAPEEQRLREKIIAARALLPRVTIPENLLYLAARLSMEALAAGHRADIVMAAAARTIAAFDGRIEVTEKDILEAAELVLPHRAREAPPLPPEQPEPPQEEPEPPQEEDHQEQNPEQSEEAPAGEPFEDSRSAEQQESRDQESSTQDQEPDQASSPPATAQDVVFAVGQPFPVRRITYDRDRLLRKGSGRRSRTRTATRAGRYVRSTMQRKNNDLAFDATLRAAAPYQAYREKNGLAVALTPADIREKVREKRIGNFLLFVVDASGSMGAQQRMVETKGAILSLLLDAYQKRDKIGLVAFKGDAAEILLPPTGSVEMGYKLLEELPTGGKTPLSAGLLKAYEVARAHLYKDPNISPLLILISDGRANVSMGQDKPLAEARRVAEMIRDEERIKTLVVDVEKNGFVTFGLARELAFALGAEYYKIDDLKADTLVQAVREII; encoded by the coding sequence ATGTCGGTTTTTCAGCGGGTAACATACCCCTTTACGGCCATTGTGGGCCAGGAAAAAATGAAAAAAGGGTTAATCTTGAATGCGATTAACCCCCGCCTGGGGGGAATTATCATCCGCGGGCAAAAGGGTACGGCCAAGTCCACCGCCGTGCGGGCACTGGCTGCCCTGTTGCCGGAAATTGAAGTGGTGGTGGGGTGTCCCTTTAACTGCGATCCCAATGACCTTGCTTGCCTTTGTCCCGGGTGTAGAGAACGGTTGGCGGCCGGCCGGAAGCTGGAAAGAACCAGCCGCCAGGTGCAGGTCATTGATCTGCCTGTTTCGGCCACCGAGGACCGGGTGGTGGGCAGCCTGGACTTTGAATACGCCATTAAGCACGGCCGGCCCCGTTTCGAGCCCGGGGTGCTTGCCCGGGCCAACCGGGGAATCATCTACGTAGATGAGGTCAACTTGCTGGATGATCATATTGTGGATGTCCTTTTAGATGCGGCGGCTATGGGCGTGAATGTGGTGGAAAGGGAAGGCATCTCATATACCCACCCGGCGGAGTTTGTCCTGGTGGGCACCATGAACCCGGAGGAGGGAGAACTGCGGCCCCAGTTGCTGGACCGTTTCGGCCTTTGTGTGCAAATTGAGGGGGTGGACGACCCGGAGCAACGGGTGGAAATCATCCGCCGCCGGGAGGCCTTTGATGCGGATCCAATGGTTTTTTTGGCCTGCTGGGCTCCTGAAGAACAAAGGTTAAGGGAGAAAATCATTGCCGCCCGCGCTTTGCTCCCCCGGGTTACCATCCCGGAGAATCTGTTATACCTGGCTGCCCGTTTGAGCATGGAAGCCCTGGCGGCCGGGCACCGGGCCGATATTGTCATGGCCGCTGCTGCCCGGACTATTGCCGCCTTCGACGGCCGGATAGAGGTAACCGAAAAAGACATCCTGGAAGCGGCAGAGCTGGTTCTTCCACACCGGGCGAGGGAAGCTCCTCCACTGCCTCCGGAGCAGCCGGAACCGCCTCAAGAGGAACCGGAACCGCCGCAAGAGGAAGATCATCAGGAACAAAACCCGGAACAAAGCGAAGAGGCCCCGGCCGGGGAACCTTTTGAAGATAGCCGATCGGCAGAACAACAGGAATCGCGGGACCAGGAGTCGTCAACACAGGATCAAGAGCCGGATCAGGCTTCCTCTCCTCCCGCAACTGCGCAGGATGTGGTCTTTGCTGTGGGGCAGCCCTTTCCGGTCCGGCGCATTACTTATGACCGGGACCGTCTGTTGCGAAAAGGGTCCGGGCGCCGTTCCCGCACCAGAACGGCCACCCGGGCCGGGCGATATGTGCGCAGTACCATGCAGCGCAAAAACAACGACCTGGCCTTTGACGCCACCTTAAGGGCGGCGGCTCCCTATCAGGCTTATCGAGAAAAGAATGGCCTGGCTGTGGCGCTCACACCGGCAGACATCCGGGAAAAAGTGCGGGAAAAGCGCATCGGGAACTTTTTGCTTTTCGTCGTAGATGCAAGCGGCTCCATGGGAGCGCAGCAGCGCATGGTGGAAACCAAGGGTGCCATCTTATCCCTCTTATTAGATGCTTACCAGAAGCGGGATAAAATTGGTCTGGTGGCCTTTAAGGGGGATGCGGCAGAAATTTTGCTGCCGCCCACCGGTAGCGTGGAGATGGGTTATAAGCTGCTGGAAGAACTGCCCACCGGCGGGAAAACCCCGCTTTCCGCCGGGCTGCTCAAGGCTTATGAGGTAGCCAGGGCCCACTTGTACAAGGACCCAAACATATCGCCTCTTTTGATTCTTATCTCCGATGGGCGGGCGAATGTTAGCATGGGTCAGGATAAGCCCCTGGCCGAGGCCCGTCGGGTAGCGGAAATGATCCGCGATGAGGAACGAATTAAAACCCTGGTCGTGGACGTGGAAAAGAACGGCTTTGTTACCTTTGGCCTGGCCCGGGAGCTTGCTTTTGCCCTGGGGGCTGAATATTACAAAATAGATGATTTAAAGGCCGATACTCTGGTACAGGCAGTGCGAGAGATTATTTGA
- a CDS encoding ATP-binding protein: protein MKYIYPFSAIVGQEEMKKGLLLNAVNPKLSGILIRGEKGTAKSTAVRALAALLPEIDVVADCPFSCDPDDITTMCMDCRQRLAAGEELPRARRKMRVVDLPVSATEDRVVGTLDIEQAIKKGEKHFEPGVLAQANRGILYVDEVNLLDDHVVDVLLDSAAMGVNTVEREGVSFTHPAQFILVGTMNPEEGELRPQLLDRFGLCVHITGIMDPELRVEVIRRRAAFEEDPEGFTRQWEGEEEKLRRQIVAAKKLLPEVEIPEEMLYLIAKIAIEMGVDGHRADLVMMKAAKTMAALAGRTEVTRDDVHSSVNLALLHRMRRKPFQELDIDREKLQVIMGGQKARHAHDYHHGHSHR, encoded by the coding sequence ATGAAATATATTTACCCTTTTTCAGCCATCGTCGGGCAAGAAGAGATGAAAAAAGGCTTGTTGTTAAATGCCGTCAACCCCAAACTATCCGGCATTCTCATCCGGGGGGAAAAGGGCACCGCCAAATCCACCGCCGTGCGGGCTCTGGCGGCATTATTACCGGAGATCGATGTGGTTGCCGACTGCCCCTTTAGCTGTGACCCCGATGATATCACCACCATGTGTATGGACTGCCGGCAACGCCTTGCCGCGGGCGAGGAACTGCCCCGGGCCAGGCGAAAAATGCGGGTGGTGGACCTGCCCGTATCAGCCACTGAAGACCGGGTGGTGGGGACGCTGGACATTGAGCAGGCCATCAAAAAGGGAGAAAAGCACTTCGAACCGGGTGTTCTGGCCCAGGCCAACCGGGGTATTCTTTATGTGGACGAGGTAAACCTTTTAGACGATCACGTGGTCGATGTGTTGCTGGATTCCGCAGCTATGGGAGTAAACACTGTGGAGCGGGAAGGGGTTTCCTTCACCCACCCGGCACAATTTATTCTTGTGGGCACCATGAATCCGGAGGAGGGAGAACTGAGGCCCCAGTTGCTGGACCGTTTCGGCCTTTGTGTACATATCACCGGTATTATGGACCCGGAGCTGCGGGTGGAGGTGATCAGGCGCCGGGCTGCTTTTGAAGAAGATCCCGAAGGGTTTACCAGGCAGTGGGAGGGGGAAGAGGAAAAGTTACGCCGGCAAATCGTGGCGGCTAAAAAACTGCTGCCGGAGGTAGAAATCCCGGAGGAAATGCTTTATCTGATCGCAAAGATAGCCATTGAAATGGGTGTGGACGGCCACCGGGCCGACCTGGTGATGATGAAGGCGGCCAAAACCATGGCCGCCCTGGCCGGCCGTACCGAGGTTACCCGCGATGATGTGCACAGTTCGGTGAACCTGGCCCTGCTCCACCGCATGCGTCGCAAGCCTTTCCAGGAATTGGATATTGACCGGGAGAAGCTACAGGTGATCATGGGCGGACAAAAAGCACGCCATGCTCACGATTATCACCACGGCCACAGCCACCGGTAA
- a CDS encoding ABC transporter ATP-binding protein: MIELRQLTKHYGNIVAVDGLDLEIKKGEIFALLGPNGAGKTTTIRMLTMLTKPTGGTALINGYDVMRDLDRVKKEIGVVPQHMNLDQELTARENLELHGRLHRIPASRRRERIEELLDYVELRERAGDLVSKFSGGMKRRLMIARALMHNPKVLFLDEPTVGLDPQTRRKIWDLIRRMNSEGMTVLLTTHYIEEAEVLCHRVGIMDKGRLIALGTPRELKQKVGEVVVESFGGKDTGYKLFPSRDRALAYAGQLDGNVLIRESNLEDVFVELTGRKVGD; the protein is encoded by the coding sequence GTGATTGAGCTTCGCCAGTTGACCAAACATTACGGAAACATTGTCGCCGTGGATGGCCTGGACCTGGAGATAAAAAAGGGGGAGATCTTCGCCCTGCTCGGTCCCAACGGTGCCGGTAAGACTACCACTATAAGGATGCTGACCATGCTCACCAAACCTACCGGCGGCACGGCTTTAATCAATGGCTATGACGTTATGCGGGATCTGGACAGGGTGAAAAAGGAAATCGGCGTGGTGCCCCAGCATATGAACCTGGACCAGGAGTTGACCGCCCGGGAAAACCTGGAACTGCACGGGCGCCTGCACAGGATTCCTGCTTCCCGCCGGCGGGAAAGAATCGAGGAACTCCTCGACTACGTGGAACTCCGGGAGCGGGCAGGGGATCTGGTGAGCAAATTTTCCGGAGGCATGAAACGCCGGTTGATGATTGCCCGGGCATTGATGCACAACCCAAAAGTTCTTTTCTTAGACGAACCTACCGTGGGTCTGGACCCCCAGACCCGCCGCAAGATCTGGGACTTAATCCGGCGCATGAACAGTGAAGGCATGACTGTCCTTTTAACCACCCATTACATTGAAGAAGCGGAAGTTCTCTGCCACCGGGTGGGCATTATGGATAAAGGCCGGTTGATTGCCCTGGGGACACCCCGGGAATTAAAGCAAAAAGTAGGGGAAGTGGTGGTGGAATCCTTTGGTGGCAAAGACACCGGTTATAAACTTTTTCCCAGCCGTGATAGGGCCCTGGCCTATGCCGGCCAGTTGGATGGAAATGTTTTAATCCGGGAATCCAACCTGGAAGATGTTTTCGTCGAGCTAACCGGGCGTAAGGTGGGTGATTGA
- a CDS encoding ABC transporter permease: protein MIEIDFYTVFWREMVVFRRTFVKFFASRLVSPLLYLVAFGWGLGRGIQMNGGNYLEFVVPGIIALSAMNTSFNAVGVSLNMSRLYHKTLEEYLIAPISAGAFVLGKVLAGTVRGLVASLIILALAFVFGAHLAINGWFFLVVILTCFLFAALGVVAAMTINSHEDMANFSTFVILPMSFLCGTFFSPDRLPGAVAYIIEVLPLTHSSHALRALARGDGLLPVSLAVLAGYAAVLFVAGVMVVKRVR from the coding sequence GTGATTGAGATCGATTTCTACACCGTATTCTGGCGGGAAATGGTGGTTTTCAGGCGTACCTTTGTTAAATTCTTTGCTTCCCGGCTGGTGAGCCCCCTTTTATATCTGGTGGCTTTTGGCTGGGGGCTGGGCCGGGGGATTCAAATGAATGGGGGCAACTATCTGGAATTTGTGGTGCCCGGGATTATCGCCCTTTCGGCCATGAATACCAGCTTTAACGCCGTGGGCGTTTCCCTGAATATGAGCCGCCTGTACCACAAAACCTTAGAGGAATACCTGATTGCTCCCATCAGCGCCGGTGCTTTTGTGCTGGGCAAAGTGCTGGCGGGCACCGTGCGCGGGCTGGTTGCTTCTCTGATCATTCTGGCCCTGGCTTTTGTGTTTGGAGCCCACCTTGCTATAAATGGGTGGTTTTTCCTGGTGGTCATCCTCACCTGTTTTCTCTTTGCCGCCCTGGGAGTGGTGGCGGCCATGACCATCAACTCCCACGAGGATATGGCCAACTTTTCTACTTTTGTTATTTTGCCCATGTCCTTTCTCTGCGGTACCTTCTTTTCCCCTGACCGCCTGCCCGGGGCCGTAGCGTATATAATAGAGGTGCTGCCCTTAACCCACTCCAGCCATGCCTTACGTGCCCTGGCCCGCGGGGACGGGCTTCTGCCCGTATCCCTGGCAGTGCTGGCGGGGTATGCGGCGGTGTTGTTTGTTGCTGGCGTAATGGTGGTGAAAAGGGTCAGGTAA
- the cobN gene encoding cobaltochelatase subunit CobN: protein MKKVTAVMWHSHTTTMRRAAELVRDVLEVKVYSARFLDEGKEDLTEALEDMARADLIFLYRSAAEIVWDELEKTVKRLARPVVCVAHDPALWVLSTVGPDVVSRCYTYIVQGGKENFAHMLRYLAVEVLGERLEYSEPLTFPWEGIYHPAASGCFATVEDYLSWYETYLSQAGWPESLVASAPTVGLLFARNNWVNGNLAVENLLIRLLEEEGFRVIPAFCYSLKDDGLGTKGSGEVVRQYFLAQDGRPRIKAMVKLISFFLEARTRTDDFLREDVATSGVALLQRLGVPVFQPVTSFYRTVEEWVEDPQGLNRDIAWCIALPEFEGVIEPIFIAGARREGELEIRVPVEERCRHLVNRVSRWVELARKPVHERKVAFILHNNPCASVEATVGSGANLDTLESVTRILCRMKEAGYSVEVPASGKELIDTIMNRKAISEFRWTTTDEIISKGGALKLMPVEEYRQWFDHLSLRVKERLTEAWGAPPGEAKNGVPAAMVHEGKIVITGVQYGNAVVCVQPKRGCAGARCDGQVCKILHDPDIPPPHQYLATYRYLERDFGVDVLVHVGTHGNLEFLPGKGVGLSGECYPDLAIGSLPHLYIYNADNPPEGTIAKRRSYATLVDHMQTVMTGGGLYDELAELERYLEEYEKARVADPARAHTLEHLIIEEIKKTNLDKQISVEGGHDNFAAIAEKAHAVLSTIRNTQIQDGQHIFGEIPEGERRIEFINSILRFDAGEKVSLRRAVAGLMNLDLAGLLADQGRFSTRYGKSYGALLEEIDAAAKAFIGRFLKGQEVDPGFAQEVLGDKFVCPEALPEVNALLPRVLDLNERIEGSKEIESLLAGFDGKYIPAGPSGLITRGRDDVLPTGRNFYSLDPHRVPTRAAWEVGKRLAEKILEKHLADEGRYPENIALYWMCNDIMWADGEGLGQMFYLLGVRPRWLPNGRVAGIEVIPLEELGRPRIDLTVRVSGITRDNFPNCVELLDEAIQTVAALDEPPEQNYVRKHTLARLDGQNDPQAWRDATLRIFASKPGTYQAGVNLAVYASAWKEEKDLADIFIYWNGYAYGKGVFGKEAFRQLQASLKTVDVTYNKVVTDEYDLFGCCCYFGTHGGMTAAARVASGKEVRTYYGDTREPEHVEVRTLADEIRRVVRTKLLNPKWIEGQKRHGYKGAGDISKRIGRVYGWEATTQEVDDWIFDDITRTFILDEENRRFFEEHNPWALEEIARRLLEAHQRGLWNADPEVLEGLKEHYLEIEGWLEERMGDIKGDFQGGAIDILTAEEVADWGAKMREIKARLGS from the coding sequence ATGAAAAAAGTTACCGCCGTGATGTGGCACAGCCACACCACCACTATGCGGCGGGCCGCGGAGCTGGTCAGGGACGTGCTGGAGGTTAAGGTGTACTCGGCCCGCTTTTTAGATGAGGGTAAAGAAGATCTCACTGAAGCCCTCGAGGACATGGCCCGGGCCGACCTGATTTTCCTTTACCGTTCAGCGGCAGAAATTGTCTGGGATGAACTGGAAAAGACGGTAAAACGACTGGCCAGGCCCGTGGTTTGCGTGGCCCATGACCCGGCTTTGTGGGTCCTTTCAACAGTGGGGCCGGATGTGGTTTCCAGATGCTACACATATATAGTTCAGGGCGGTAAAGAAAATTTTGCCCACATGCTCCGGTATCTGGCTGTCGAAGTTCTGGGTGAGCGGCTGGAGTACAGCGAGCCGCTTACCTTCCCCTGGGAGGGTATTTACCACCCGGCCGCTTCTGGTTGTTTTGCTACGGTGGAAGATTACCTGTCCTGGTACGAGACATACCTCAGTCAAGCCGGCTGGCCCGAATCATTGGTCGCTTCCGCTCCCACCGTGGGCCTGCTCTTTGCCCGCAACAACTGGGTAAACGGTAACCTGGCTGTGGAGAACTTGTTAATTCGCCTCCTGGAGGAAGAAGGGTTCAGGGTTATCCCTGCCTTCTGCTACTCCCTGAAAGATGACGGGCTGGGTACGAAGGGTTCCGGTGAGGTGGTGCGCCAGTACTTCTTAGCTCAGGACGGAAGGCCCCGTATCAAGGCCATGGTCAAGCTGATCTCCTTCTTTTTGGAAGCCCGCACCCGAACCGATGACTTCTTGCGCGAGGATGTGGCCACCTCAGGAGTGGCCCTCTTACAGCGGCTGGGTGTGCCCGTCTTCCAGCCGGTAACTTCCTTTTACCGCACGGTAGAGGAATGGGTAGAGGATCCCCAGGGTTTAAACCGGGATATAGCCTGGTGTATAGCTCTACCCGAGTTTGAAGGGGTAATCGAGCCAATTTTCATTGCCGGAGCCAGGCGTGAAGGGGAACTGGAAATCCGCGTGCCCGTGGAAGAGCGCTGCCGGCACCTGGTGAACAGGGTGTCCAGGTGGGTTGAACTGGCGCGAAAGCCGGTCCACGAGCGAAAAGTGGCTTTTATCCTCCACAACAACCCCTGTGCCTCGGTGGAAGCCACGGTGGGCAGCGGAGCCAACCTGGACACCCTGGAGAGCGTGACCAGGATTTTGTGCCGTATGAAGGAAGCGGGTTATTCCGTGGAAGTTCCCGCCAGCGGCAAAGAGTTAATCGACACCATTATGAACCGGAAGGCCATCTCGGAATTCCGCTGGACTACCACCGATGAAATTATCAGCAAGGGCGGGGCGTTAAAGCTCATGCCCGTAGAAGAGTACCGGCAGTGGTTTGATCATTTATCTCTGCGGGTGAAGGAACGGCTTACTGAAGCCTGGGGTGCCCCGCCGGGAGAAGCCAAAAACGGCGTACCCGCGGCCATGGTCCACGAGGGGAAAATCGTCATTACCGGAGTTCAATATGGCAACGCTGTGGTATGCGTGCAGCCGAAGCGGGGCTGTGCCGGTGCCCGCTGCGACGGGCAGGTCTGCAAAATCCTGCACGACCCGGACATCCCGCCGCCGCACCAGTACCTGGCCACCTACCGCTACCTGGAGCGGGACTTTGGCGTGGATGTCCTAGTGCACGTGGGCACCCACGGCAACCTGGAATTCCTGCCCGGCAAAGGCGTGGGACTCTCCGGCGAGTGTTACCCGGATTTAGCCATCGGTTCCCTCCCTCACCTTTACATCTACAACGCGGATAACCCGCCGGAGGGCACCATTGCCAAAAGGAGGAGCTATGCCACCCTGGTGGACCACATGCAGACGGTGATGACCGGGGGTGGTCTCTACGACGAGCTGGCCGAGCTGGAGCGCTACCTGGAGGAATACGAAAAGGCCAGGGTGGCCGACCCGGCCCGGGCCCATACTCTGGAGCATTTAATTATTGAAGAAATCAAAAAGACCAACCTGGACAAGCAAATTTCCGTGGAAGGCGGCCATGATAATTTTGCCGCCATTGCCGAAAAAGCCCACGCCGTGCTTTCCACCATCCGCAACACGCAGATCCAGGACGGGCAGCACATCTTCGGCGAGATACCGGAAGGAGAGCGGCGCATTGAATTCATCAACTCCATCCTGCGCTTTGACGCCGGGGAAAAGGTCTCTTTGCGCCGGGCCGTGGCCGGCCTCATGAATCTGGATCTGGCCGGGCTTTTGGCCGACCAGGGAAGGTTCTCGACTCGTTACGGCAAGTCCTATGGTGCCCTCTTGGAAGAAATTGATGCTGCGGCTAAAGCCTTTATTGGCAGGTTCTTAAAGGGACAGGAAGTGGATCCGGGTTTTGCTCAAGAGGTCCTGGGGGATAAGTTTGTCTGCCCCGAGGCTTTGCCGGAAGTAAATGCCCTTTTACCACGGGTGCTGGATTTGAACGAGCGTATTGAAGGTTCTAAGGAGATCGAATCGCTGCTGGCCGGTTTTGACGGGAAATACATCCCCGCCGGGCCCTCCGGGCTGATCACCCGCGGCAGGGACGATGTACTGCCTACTGGCCGCAACTTTTATTCCCTGGACCCCCACCGGGTGCCCACCCGGGCCGCCTGGGAAGTGGGCAAGCGCCTGGCGGAAAAAATTCTGGAAAAACACCTGGCTGATGAAGGCCGCTATCCGGAGAACATTGCCCTTTACTGGATGTGCAACGACATTATGTGGGCCGACGGCGAGGGCCTGGGGCAGATGTTCTACCTTTTGGGCGTGCGTCCCCGGTGGCTGCCCAACGGTCGGGTGGCGGGTATCGAAGTAATCCCGCTGGAAGAATTAGGACGCCCCCGCATTGACCTGACCGTGCGGGTCTCCGGCATTACCCGGGACAACTTCCCCAACTGCGTAGAGCTTTTAGATGAGGCCATCCAGACCGTGGCCGCCCTGGACGAGCCGCCGGAGCAGAACTACGTCCGCAAGCACACCCTGGCCCGACTGGACGGGCAGAACGACCCGCAGGCCTGGCGGGACGCCACCTTGCGCATCTTTGCCTCGAAGCCCGGCACCTACCAGGCCGGCGTCAACCTGGCCGTTTACGCTTCGGCCTGGAAAGAGGAGAAAGACCTTGCCGATATCTTTATCTACTGGAACGGTTACGCCTACGGCAAGGGTGTTTTTGGCAAGGAGGCCTTCCGCCAGTTGCAGGCCAGCCTGAAGACGGTGGATGTAACCTATAACAAGGTGGTTACCGACGAGTACGACCTCTTCGGCTGCTGCTGCTACTTCGGCACCCATGGCGGGATGACTGCCGCCGCCCGGGTGGCCTCCGGTAAAGAGGTGAGGACCTACTACGGCGATACCAGGGAACCGGAGCATGTGGAAGTACGCACCCTGGCCGATGAGATCCGGCGGGTGGTCCGGACGAAGCTTTTGAACCCGAAGTGGATCGAGGGGCAGAAGCGGCACGGTTATAAAGGCGCCGGGGACATTTCCAAACGTATTGGCCGGGTCTACGGCTGGGAAGCCACCACGCAGGAAGTGGACGACTGGATCTTCGATGACATCACCAGGACCTTTATCCTGGACGAAGAAAACCGCCGTTTCTTTGAAGAACACAACCCCTGGGCGCTGGAAGAAATCGCCCGCCGGTTGCTGGAGGCCCACCAGCGGGGCCTGTGGAATGCCGATCCCGAAGTGCTGGAAGGATTGAAAGAACACTACCTGGAGATCGAAGGCTGGCTGGAGGAGAGAATGGGCGACATCAAGGGCGACTTCCAGGGCGGCGCCATCGACATCCTCACCGCCGAGGAAGTGGCCGACTGGGGAGCCAAGATGCGGGAGATCAAAGCAAGGTTGGGGAGTTAA